In the genome of Deinococcus aetherius, the window CGTACCGGGTCTCGAAATCCTGGGAGGTCGTACTCGCTGTCCTGGGCACGATGAGTTGCTGGTCCCCGTCCGTCCCCAGCCGCATCACGCCGCCTCGCCCATCCGCCGTCCAGACCGTGCCGTCCCTTTCCGCCAGGATGCACTCGGGGCGTTGCAGGTCATGCCCCAGGAAGGCGATGTCCTCGCGCCGCACCTGCCAGCCCTTCAGGGGGTTGCTCATATCGGTTGCGCGGTGTAGTGCAGCATCTCCCCGATGACCCTGGGGTGGTTGAAGGTCGGGTCGTTCTCCATCTCGGCCCGGCAGATCAGCAGCGACTGATCCTGCACGTACTTCGCCCGGGCGAAGCGGCGGTCCATGAACTCCCGCAGCGTCTGCGCGAGCGGCTGGTCCTTTTCCAGCAGGGTACTCAGCACCACCGCGTCCTCAATCGCCATGCCCGCCCCCTGACCCATGTGCGGCGTGGTGGTATGCGCGGCGTCCCCGATCAACAGCACCCGGCCCCTGAACCAGTCCCCGTCGATGAAGGTCACCTCCATCGGGCGGTAGACCACCTCCGAGGGGTCGGTGATCTGCCCCCGCAACTCGGCGATACGTCCGACGAAGTGCTGGAGGCGGTCGCGCATCAGGTTCGCCAGTTCCTCCTTCGGGTGGAAGGGGTTGCCCGGCTCCTTGGTGGTCACGTACAGGTACATCAGGTTCTCGGAGAGCGGCACCAGGCCCGCCGAGTTGCCCCGGGTGTCCCGGAAGGTCTGCAAGGCGTCGTTGTCCGGCGTTCGCGGGAAGTTGTGCCGCCACACCGACTGACCCACGAAGTGAGGACGGTACCCGTCCCCGAACAGCAGCTTCCTGACCTTGGAGTACGCCCCGTCGGCCCCGATCACGAGGTCGTAAGGCCCGGTCGAGCCGTCGGTGAAGGTCACGTCCACATGCCCCTCGTGCTGGTCGAAGTCCTCCACCGTCACGCCCAGCCGCACGTTCGTCCCCTTTTCCAGCGCGGCCTCCTTCAGCGTCTCGTGCAGGGTGGAGCGGCGCACGCCCATGTTGGCGGGGTACTCGGCCCCGGCCAGGCGCTCGCCGGGGATGCGGGCCCGCCTCACCCCGTCGGGGCTGTAGAACTCCACGTCCTCGAAGGGGAAGCCCGCGCCCAGGTAGCGGTCGAGCAGGCCCGCCTGCGCCATCGCCCGCACCACGTTGCCCTGCTGGATGATGCCCACCCCGTAGGCGTTCCAGGCCCGGTTCATCTCCACCATGTCCACGCCGATGCCCCGGTCACGCAGCATGGAGGCCGCGACCAGCCCGGCGATGCCCCCGCCCACGATCAGGACCTTACTGACCTGTTGCATTGCGTTCTCCTTTACACCTTGCGGACGTGCGCTTCCGTATCCCGCAGGTAGCCGTCCCGAATGACCTTCCCCGGCACGCGGCTGTGGTCGAAGACGAAATCCCGCACCCTGCGGACGAGGGGTGGGGCGTGATGGAACAGGTTCCCCATGTTCTGCGCGTTCTTGATGACGCCGTACGTGTACGCCTCGCGCTGGGCCTCGTACCCCTCCAACAGGTCGTCGAGACGAATCCGGTCGGTCAGGTCACGCCCTCCCAGCGTCTTCGCCAGGAAGTACCCGTCCTCGATGGCGAGACCGGCGCCGTAAGCCGCATAGGGCGAGGCGGGGTGCACCGCGTCCCCCAGCAGCGTCGCGCGGCCCTTCGACCACTTCTTCAGGCGGGGCCGGTTCCAGATTTCCCAGCGGTAGATGTCGTCGTCCCCCGCGCAGGACTCCACAATTCGGGGGACGGGATCGGCAAAGCCCCGTGTCAGGTCGCGGATGTGCTCCTTGCGGCTGCCCTCGAAGGGTTTCCCGGCGGGCCACGCCTCCACGCACCACCACTCGAAGGCGTCCACGCCGTCCCGCTTCATGGGGTGGTAGCCGAACTGCACCCGGTCGGAGAAGAACATCCTGCCCACCGAGCGGTCGATCCCCTGCACGGCGGTGAAGCCCAGATTGACGGTGAGGTTCAGCGGGAAGAGTTCGGGGTCCCCCCACAGCTTCCGGGAAACCACCGAGCGGATGCCGTCGGCCCCCACGATGAGATCGGCGGCGGCATGGGTTCCGTCCGTGAAGATCAGTCGCACCTCGTTGTCCACGAAATCGAGGTCCTGCAACTCGTGGCCGGGGACGAGGAGTTCGGGGGGGATGTGCGCCAGCATGCGCTCGTAGAGCTGGGCGCGGAACAGGCCGTAGTTCCAGCCGGGGATGCCGGAGTAGTGCTCGACCTCCGGGCTGAAGGGCATGTCCACCCGCAGCCTGCCGTCCTTGTTGCACATCTCGGTCCTGGCCGTCACGCCGAGGTCGGTGATGTCCACGCCCATATTCCTCAGGCACATCAGCACGGACGTGTTCAGCAGGATTGCCCCGCCCATCGGCTTGATGACCGGGTTGCGCTCGAACACCCGGACCTCGTACCCGGCGTTGTGGAGGGCCAGCCCGGCGGAGAGGCCGCCCGGCCCGGCACCGATCACCGCGACCCGCTTGCCCCTGTTCTCCTCGTTGAACATACGTTCTCCTTTCAGGCGGTATGTCCGCCCAGCCGCTCGGCCACCCAGTCCGAGATGTAGTCCAGCCCGTACGCGCTGTTGTCCACGCTGCTGTGCTGGACGCCGCCTTCCTTCTCGGTGAAGATTTTCAGCTCCCGGTCCGGGCTGTTCACCAATTGCTCGTAGGTCTGGTAGGCGTACTTCAGCGGAATCTGGCGGTCCTGCTCCCCGTGCGTGACGAGGAAGGGGACCTGGATGCGGTCCAGCACCCCGTCGAGCGTAATCTTGGGAATCAATTCCATGAATTCGTCCATGCTGCCCGTGCCCCACACCCACTGCACATGCTCCCAGTAGTGCGGCACCGGACGCTCGCCCTCGCGGTTGAGGCGGGCGAGTTGCACCTCGCCCCAGTTGTGGTTCGCCCCCCACACGGCCCCGAGGGCGAAACGGGGCTCGAAGGCCACGGCGCGCGGCGCGTAGTACCCGCCCAGTGAGACGCCCTGCAACCCGATCCGTCTGGGGTCGATGTCGTCCCGCGTTTCCAGATAGTCCACGACCTTGCTCGCCCACGCCTCCGAGTCGTAGCGGGCGGTCAGGCCGTGCAGGCGCAGGGCTTCCCCGGTGCCGGGCTGGTCGATACACAGGGAGGAAATGCCCCGCTTGGCGAGGTGCTGCGGCAAACCGACGCGGTACAGCATCTCCTTGGTACTGTCCAGGCCGTTGATCTGCACGAGAATGGGCGCGGGGCCGTCCACGCCTTCCGCCCGGACGTACAGCCCCGCGAGGTGCGCCCCCTCATAAGGAATCTCGATGCGTTCGCAGTTTTCGTGAGCCAGCCGCACGCCGCGCTGGAAGCAGTCCTGGAACTTGGCGTAGAGCGCCTTGCGGGGCTCGTAGTCCCTGGCCTGCATCCGCTCGGCAGTCAGCAGATAGATGGCGGCGCGGCCCAGCTTGGTCCCGGCACTGATCAGGCGACCCCGCGCCTCGTCCTCCCACGCCTGACCGATCAGCTTGTCGCCCATCCGTTCCCAGGACTGGAGGAACATCCGCGTGCCCTCGTCGTCGCCGCGCTGCGAGACTTCGAGGAGGGGGCGGCACATCTCGTCGAGTTCGCCGATTTTGGCGCCCATCTCCATCGCCAGGTTGATGGCGAGGTTCCAGACGTAGTTCTTGGGGAAGTATTCGAACATGGGGCTCCTTCGGGGGGCGCGGGGCGGGTGGGGTCAGTCCCCGGTCAGGACGGCCTGCCGGGGCGTGGGCGTCCAGCCCTGCCCGTCCGGGTGGCCGATGCGGTTTCGCAGCACCCCGATGCCCTCGATGTCGAGTTCCACCACGTCGCCGGGCCTGACCTCGCGCCCGAGTTCCATGCCGCACCCGCGCCCCACCGTGCCGCTGCCCAGCAGGGACCCGGCCACGAGCGGCTCGCTCGCGCTGGCCCACGCGACCATCTCCTGCACCCTCCACATCAGGGTGGCGGTGCTCCCCTGCGACCAGACCTCGCCGTTCACCCGGGCGGTCATGCGCAGGCTGTGCGGGTCGAGTTCGTCGGGCGTGACGATGACCGGGCCGCAGGCCGAGGCGAAATGCTTGCCCTTCGACGGGCCGAGGCGGCCCTTCATCTCCCGGAACTGGATGTCACGCGCGGAGAAATCGTTCAGGACGGTGAAGCCCAGGATGTGCGCGTCCGCCTCCCCGGGGAGGATGTTGCGCCCACCACGAGCAATGACAATGCCCAGTTCGAGTTCGTAGTCCATCCGGGACCGCGCGTACGTCGGCCAGGGCATCTCGTCCTCCGGCCCGATGAAGGCGGGGGCGCTGCCGAGGTAGGAGATGGGGAGTTCGTACACCACCGGATCGACCGTACCGCCGCTGCGGCTGGAGGCGTTGACGATGTGCTCCTCGAAGGCGAGGAAGTCCCGAAAGGTGGCAGGGTCGATGGGGGCGAGCAGGGCTCCCTCCCCAGCCACGGCGTCCCCACTCGTATCGTGGGCGGCGGCGTGCAGGATGTCGAGGAAGAGGTCACCGTGGGTCAGGGCGGCGGCGAGGCTCCCCGGCACGACCTGACCGGCCAGAGCGAGGGCGGCCTGTGGGGTGGCGCCCCGGCGCTGCAAGGCGAGGCCGTAGTGGCGGCGCACGTCGACGAGGGGGGACTCGCGGGTCGCCTGGACGACGATCCGTGCCTGGGGCCCGTCGGGCGTTGGGATGGAGATTCGGGCGATGCGCATGGGGACTCCAGGGGGAGGGGAGGGGCCGCCGCGTCCGGGCAGACGGCCAGCGGCCCCGCAGGTGGCGGAGATCAGTTCAGGATGGCGACGACGCGGGCGGGCGCGGCGCTCCCGCCGACCAGCCGCAGGGGGAAGCAGGCCACCTGGAACCCGGTGGGCGGCAGGGCGCCGAGGTTGGCGAGGCGCTCGATCTGCGAGTAGGGAAGGTCCACCTGATGGGCGGCCCAGAAGACGCCGGGGGCGTTGTGCTCGCGGGCCTCGGCCGCCTGCCGGTCGAGCGGACGGTCCCAGCCCCAGGCGTCGATGCCCATGACCCGCACGCCCTGCCCGAAGAGCCAGCGGGTCGCCTCGGCGCTCACCCCGGGACCACGCAGCCAGTAGTCGGGCTGGCCGTAGAACTCGTCGCGCCCGGTGTGGATCAGCACGATGTCCCGTTCCTGCAGCGTGTGGACGACGCGCTCCAGTTCCGCCTGCACCTCCTCCGCCGTGATCGCGTCCCCGTCCGCCTTGTGCCGGAAGTCGAGCACCACGCCGGGCGCGAAGAACCACTCCAGCGGAAGCTGGTCGATGCTCTGGGCGGGCTTACCCCCAATGGTGGAGTTGTAGTGCAGCGGCGCGTCCACGTGGGTGCTCGAGTGGGTGCCGAAGTTGGTGAAGGTCTCGGTGGCCCAGCCCTCGCCGTCTCGCAGCAGCTCGCGGGACACGCCGAACATCTTCTCGATCTCGGCGCCGCCCTGCGCGTTGCCGCTGTAGGTGATGCTCACCCGCTGGAACTCGGGCACGCCGGGCGGGGACTCCTGGATGGGGACGGACAGGTCAACGATACGCATGGGCGAAGGGGGCCTCAGCCGCGTCCCTGTTTGGCGTAGGGGTTCTGGATCACGGCGGCGAGTTCGTCCTCGGTGCCGCGCAGGGCGCCTTCCTCGGTGGCGCTGATCCCGGGGGCGGGCGGGAAGCTCTCGGTCATGGAGTGCGGCATGGAGGCGTTCTTGTAGAAGCTGGCCGAGCCGTGGGAGGGTTTCCAATCGTAGGGCTCCCAGTCGGGCACGTAGTTGCGGTAACCCCCGGTGTTCAACTCGATCCGCAGGCCGCTCGGCTCGCGGAAGTACAGGTAGGTCTGCTCCCCGATGCCGTGGATCGAGGGGCCGTACTCGATGGGCGTGCCGCTCTCCAGCAGCACGTCGGCGGCGACGAGGTGTTCTTCGCGCGTGTCCACCCAGAAGGCGATGTGGTTAACACGGCCCGGCACGCCCGAACCGTCGAGCACCACGCCGAGGTCGTGCGACTTCTCGTTGGTAGTCAGGACGGCGAACACTGTGACGGGCGCCTCGTCCAGCGAGGTGTAGGCCATGATGCGGAAGCCCAGCGTCTCGCTGTACCACTTCGCAAATCCCTTCACGTCGCTGGCGCTGACGGTCACATGGTCGAGGAAGCGCGGGGCGACGCCGTGGTTGGTGCGCCGCGACGGACGGTCGGGGTACTGGGACTGATGCTGGCCTTCGGCCCTGTGCTTCTCGACCTCCCAGAACAGTTCCATGACGTGCCCGTAGGGGCCGGTGAAGCGGTAGGCGCGGCCGTGGCGGTGCTGCGCCTCACGCCACTCGCCCCGCACGCCGCTCGCCTCCACATGGCGGACGGCCTCCTCCAGCGCCTCGGGGCTGCTCGTGCGCCACGCCATGTGGGCGAGACCGGGCCCCTCGCCCCGGGTCACGACCAGGCTGTAGGTGTAATAGTCGCCCCAGCAGCGCAGGAACACGGAATTGCCGTCGCGCTCGACTTCCCGCATCCCCATTCTCTCCTCGTAGAAGCGCACGGAGGCGTCGAGGTCGGGGGTGGTGACTTCCAGGTGGGCAAGGTGGGACAGCAACTGGATCATAAACGTCCTCTCCGGTGGGGCGTTTTCCCACACCACTTGGCCTGCTTTTGATGTTTGATCAAATTAGCACGGTAAGAAACCCAGCGCAACCGTTGGCTTGTGGTGCGCCGCGCAACTCGGAACGTCGCGGCGCATTACCCCGCCACACGCTCCCCGGGACGCTCCGCCAGCAAGGAGGCGATCCCCTCGGAGGCCCGCACGGCGAGGGCCACGCTGGTGATCGTGGGGTTGCAGGCGGTCGAGGTGGGAATCACGCCGTTGCCCCCCACGAACAGGTTGCGGTAGCCCCAGACCCGCGAGTGGCCGTCGCAGACGGACTGCCCGTCGTCACGCTCGCCCATGCGGACGGTGCCCTGGTAGTGCAGCGAACTCCCGGAGGGCAGCAGGAACGGGCGGTCGTTCGTGAGCGGTCGTCCCAGGATGCGGATCGCCAGTTCGACCTCGGCCCTCGCCTGCTCGATCACGGTCTCGTCGGCGGGGGTCAGGGTGTGGTGAACGGTCATGCGCGGGAGCCCCAGGTAGTCCGTCTCGCTCTCCGAGAAGGTGACGTGGTCCTCGTGCCGCACCTCCCTGGCGCAGAACCAGCCCAGGCCGACGACGGGCGTGCCGGTGTCGTGCTCGACGGGGATGGGGATGGGGGAGGCTTCCAGCTCCATCACCTGACCGTGGTACGGGTGCTCGGGCGAGTGGAAGGGCACCCAGGACACGCCGCCCGCCGCCGGACCCGCGTTCTCGGGCAGGAGCGCCGGGTTCAGTTGCACCGCGCCGATCACCTGCGGCTGGTCGTTGAGGTAGCGGCCCAGCGCCGGGGGCCGGATGCCCGACGCCCACAACAGTTGCGGGGTTCGCAGCGCGTCGGCGGCCACCACGATCACCCGCGCCCGCACCTCGTACCGCTCTCCCGTGGGGAGATGTTCGAGGATGGCACCCGTCACCCGGTCGCCTTCCACCGTTAGGCGGCGGCAGAGCGTTTCAGCCCGGAGGGTGAAGTTGGCCCCGTGCCCCTCCTCCGCCAGCGGTCCCAGCACCGCGTCCACGCCCGCCCAGCGCCGCTCGTCGCCCTCCGTCCGCGCCGCGAGGGGCATGGGCTGAACGGGCCGCTCAGGGTTGAGCCTCTTCCCGAAGGCGTCCATCAGCGCCCTCCGGATCGCCCGCGCCGCGTCGGTGTCGGGGTAAGCCCGCTGCGTCACGCCGAGGATTCGGTTGGCCTCGTCAAAGGCCGCGCGCCACTCCTCCTCGGGGATGAATCCGATGCGCTCCGTATTCCCGGGAGGGGGGCAGGCGCAGGTCCAGTGCGCGCCCATGCCGCCGACGTTGGTGGACATGGCGGCGGCGGGCATCTCCGGGCTGCCCACCAGGAAGGTGCCGGGGCGGGCGAGCAAGCCGGGCCGCGTGGGCGCCCCTTCGCCCGCTTCCTCCCCCGCCTCGGTCCGCTGGGCAGGCGTCGGCGTGCCGTAAACGTACTGGGTCGGCCCCTGGGAGCGTACCTGCGCCCGCTCGCGCTCGGCGGGATCGGGGATGTTCTTGACGTGCAGGCCGGGGCGGGAGGTGAGTTGCGGCCCGGCGTCGATCAACAGCACGCCCGTCTGCGGCGAGCGTTCGGACAGCACCCGGGCGAAGGTGGCCCCTATCGGCCCGCTGCCGACGATCAGCACATCCGTTTCATGGGGCGTCGCCATCAATTCACCAGCTTCAGCGTCTTGGCGTCCTGCCCGACCATCGGGACGGGGAAGTACGAGATGCGCAGCCCGAAGTTCACCCCGACCTGATGTTCGCCGGGGCCCAGTTCGTGCGGCAGCCGCGCAGTGACGGTGACGACTTCCCCGAAGTTCCAGATGGTGTCGGTCTCGTCGTCGCGCTTCTCGAACGAGACCGTCCTGTCCCCCAGCGTGACCTCAAGGTGCTCTTCCGGCACACGCTCACCGTCCACCGTCACGTCCATCGTCTCGACCATCGAGAGGCCCAGGCCCCGGTAGTAGGGCAGCCGCACGCCGAACTGCACTCCCCCCGGAACACGCTTCAGGGTGTCCTCGACGACGATGTACTTGTCAAACATGGGCGACCTCCCGCTCCCCGATCAGGCGGGCGAGCATCCGCTGGTGGCGGCGCACCTGCTCCACGCTGTCCACCTCGAAGGCGTCCTGGATGTGCCGGTTGCCCTCGTACTCGCTGGCGAGGTAACCGCTGTAGCCGCCCTCTTTCAACACGGGAATCACTTCCTCGTACCCCAGGCTGGTCTCGCGGTCCTCCTCGTCCATCTCGTAGAACTTGGCGTGGACGTGGAAGATGCGGTCCATGTGTTCGAGGAGCCGCCTCGGGTTCGACCAGTTGTTGTGCCGCAGCATCTCGGCGGCGCGGATGTCCACCGGGTTGCCGCCCATGTTCCGCACGTCGCCGACCACGTACTCGGCCAGCACCCGGCGGTCGTACTGCTCCTTGATGTAGTCGATGATGTGCGGCGTGGCGCCCTGCCGCACCAGCCGCTCTGCCATCACGGGCGGGAAGTGCTTGGTGAAGATGCCCATGTCGGGGATGAAGCCCAGCAGCGGCGACCCCAGCCGGTCCATGAACTCGATGTGCCGCAGCACCCAGGGATGCTCGAAGTGCATCGGGGCGTGAATCTCCAGCCCCAGCCGCATGTTGTACTCCTCGGCGTACGGCAAGACCTTTTCCATCAACTCGGGCGACACGAAGTTCAGCACCCGGATCACCGTGCAGCCCAGGCGGCTCGCGTGCCTGATGTCGCGCACGAAGGACTCGACCTGCTCGTCCAGCGTCATCAGGCGGCCCCTGAACTTCTTGGTGTCGAGGAACATGTCGTGGCAGACGGACACGGTGCCGTACCTCGCCATCATCGCGTGCCAGCCGTCGTAAAAGGCGTCGTCCAGGTTGGGAAACCCCGGCATCATCTGCTCGGCCAGCGACTCGATGCCGTAGGCACCCATGCTGGCACAGGCGGCCACGCAGTCTTCGAGGGTCATCTTCCGCAGGAAAAACTCCTCCTGGAAGCTGTAGAGGCTCACGCCGCGTTTGATCTGTGCAGGCTGTGTCATGGTTCCTCCCTTTCTGCTGTTGGTTTGAGGTTGTTGGTGTTGCGCTTTTGCTCCTCCCCCTTGAGCTGCTTGCAGAGGGGGGAGGCTGGGACTTGCAAAGCTCGGCAGGAGAGGGGGTGAGGAATGGGTCATCCGCCTGCGTGTCCCCTCTCCCCGGCGCTCTGCGCCGACCCTCTCCCGCAAGGGGCGCGGGTGAATCCGTCACCAGAGCTGCCCGACTTGGCTCCCGCTCGCTCCCTACCCCTTCACCCCGCCCGAGAACCCCTGAATCAGTTGCCGCTGGGCGAAGATGAAGAACAGCAGCGCGGGCACCAGCGCAATCGCCACCGCCGCGAAGACGTAGTTCCACTGGGTCGCGTAGTTGCCCACGAACGAGTACACCGCCACGGGCAGGGGCGTCTTCCCGGTGCCGCTCAGGAAGACCAGGGGATTGAAGAAGTCGTTCCAGATCAGGATGCCGGAGAGGATCGCCACGGTGCCCGTCACGGGGCGCAGCAGCGGGAAGACCACGTGCAGGAAGGTGTACCAGACGCTCGCCCCGTCGATCTGCGCGGCCTCCTCGTACTCGTGGGAGAGCTGACGCAGAAAGCCGGTGTACAGGAAGACCGCCAGCGGCAGCCAGGTGGAGACGTTCAGCAGGATCAGCCCGGTGTAGGTGCCCAGCAGGTGCAACTTCTTGAAGAGCGAGTAGATCGGGATCAGCCCCAGTTGCGAGGGCAGCACGATGCCGATCAGGAAGAGCAGGCCCATGATGACGGCGATGCGCCCCTCCCGCCGCGCGAGCGTGTAGGCCGCAACGGAGCTGAGGGCCACGATGCCCAGCACGCTGCCGCCCGTGATGACCAGGCTGCTCACGAGCGCCGAGCCCAGGTGCCCGCTCTGCCAGGCCCCGGCATAGCTCCCCAGGTCGATGCGGCTGGGAAGCTGGAGGGCCGAGGAGAAGAGTTCGGCGGTCGGCTTGACCGAAACCACGATCAGGAAGAAGAAGGGAATGCTCCAGATCAGGGCGAGGACCCACAGCCCGACTTCGCGGGCGAGGGGCCCACTGTGGCGGCGCCTCATGCGTTCCTCCGTTCGGTCGCGCGGGTGGTGAGTTGCTGGATCAGGGCGGCGGCGACGATCAGGATGGTCAGCAGCAGGGCGAGCGCCGTCCCGTAGCCGTAGCGGCCGAACACGAAGGTCTGCTTGTACACCTGGGTCGCCAGCGTCTCGGTCGCCCCCAGCGGCCCGCCGTTCGTCAGGGCCATCACCGTGTCGAAGATCGCCAGCCCGGAGATCACCGAGAGCTGGATGCTGATGGCGAGGGCGGGGGCGAGCAGCGGCAGCGTCACACGGACGAGGCGCTGCCAGGAGGACGCCCCGTCGATCTCGGCCGCCTCCTCGACCTCCTGCGGGATGCCCTGGAGACCCGCGAGGAGAATCACCATCGCCAGGCCGGAGAACTGCCACACCAGCACCACGACGACCGCCCAGAAGGACCAGGTGGGGTTGGCGAGCCAGGTCTTCTTGAGGGACTCCAATCCCAGCGCCCCCAGGACCCCGTTGACCGGCCCGGAGTAGTCGAAGAGGAAGCGCCAGATGAAGGCGGTGGCGAGTTGGCTCATGACCACCGGGGCGAAGAAGACCGTGCGGAGGAGGTAACGGGTTTTGAGGTGCTGGTTGAGCGCCACCGCCAGGAACAGCCCGACCAGATTGGTGAGCACGACGAAGCAGGCGGCGAACTTGACCGTGTTCAGGAGGGCGCCGCGCGCCCCCTCGTCGGTGAAGATCTGGCGGAAGTTCGCCAGGCCGGTGAAGTTGGCGGTCGGCGTCAGCCCGTTCCAGTCGGTGAAGGCGTACCAGCCGCCCGCGACCGCCGCGACGTAACGGGCCAGGAACACCAGGAGGACCGCCGGGACGGCCCAGGCCCACGGTGGCACGTGGCGGGGCGGGTTCGGGCGTTTGCGCTCGCCTGAGGGCCGAACCACCCCTAGAACGTTACGGGAGTTTTGGCTGGTCACGGGGACTCCTCCGGTGGGTTGGGCTTCGTCTCAGAAGAAGGCGGGGCACGGCCGATCACCGCACCCCGCCCTCTTCCTCACTTCCGGTTCCAGGCCGCGTCCATGCGGGCCAGCAGCGCGTCCACGGTGAGCTGCCCGGTCAGCAGGCCCTGAACGCCCTCGCCGAGGGTGGTGTAGACCTGCGGGTTGCTCCACTCGATCTGGATGAGCGGGAAGACGCGGTTCTTGCGCGTCAATGCCGGGGCGATGCCCGCGAGTTCGGGAGGCAGATTCTTGCCCGTCGCCGCCTGCTGGGTGGAGATGTCCCCGGTCGCCTTGGTGTAGAGTTCCGAGCCCCCGCCCGTGGCGATGAAGTCCGCGAAGGCCAGCGCCGCCGGGAGGTTCTTCGAGTTCTTGGACACCGCGATGGCGTCCGTCGGCGAGACGGCGAGGACGGTGCTCGCGGCGGTCGGGCCGGGCAGTACGAAGGCGCCCAGGTTGAGCTTCGGGTTGATGCTCTTGAGGGCCGAGATGGCGCCGGTCGGAATCACGAAGGCGAGGGCCTGGCCGCTTGCCATCGCCGGGGCTGCCTGGGGCAGGTCCGCGCCCTCGACGCCGGGGATGAAGCAGCCCGCCTTCTGCATGTCGAGCAGCGTTTGCAAGGCCTTTTTCCAGCCCGCCGTCCCGGCGAAGGTCACCTTGCCCGCCGCGCGCTTGGCGTTCCACTGCGGATCGCTGCCCAGCACGTAGTTCTCGGCCAGGGTGGCCGCCAGCAGGCCCGCGTTCTGCGGGTTGGCGCCCGCCAGCGCGAACATGCTCTTGCCCTTGCTGCGGATAACCTGGCAGGTCTTGAGGAGTTCCGGCATCGTCCTGGGGATGCTCACGCCCAGTTGCCCCAGCAGGTCGGCGTTGTAGACGGCGGCGATGGGGGTCATCCCCAGCGGCACGGCGGCGAGCTGGTTGCCCTTCCAGTACAGGCCCCGGGAGGCGGTGGGAATGACCGTCTTCGCCCAGGGGCGCTTGCTCAGGTCGGCGACGTAACCCGCGTCCAGGAAGGGCAGCACGGAGACCTGCCCACCCGACCCCGCCGTGACGTAGAAGAGGTCGGGCGCGTTCCCGCCCTGAAGCTGGGTGCGCAGCACCTGCGGGTACCCGGTGCCGATGGGGAAGAACTCGGTCCTCACCTTCACGTTGGGGTACTTCTTCATGAAGGCGTTCACCAGGGCCTGCATGGTGGGGTTGCCCTGTTCGCTCGCCTGGGCGATCAGGCGCAGTTCGCCGCTCTGGGCGAGGGCGGGCGAGGCGAGCAGGGCCGTCAGGGACAGCAGGGCGAGGGTGCGCTTCATGTCAGGACCTCCAGCGTGGGGGAACGGGGGACGAGGGAAACACCGGTCAAAGCCGACGGAGAACCGCCCGGGGCTGGCCTCACGCCTGCCCCCAACTACTCTTCTTTGATGTTTGATCAAACATAATCCACGTTCTGATTTTTTGCAAGTCTGTCTTGGAGCGCTCGTCATCCCCGGAAGTCGGGAGGTTGACGTTGACCGGCGCCAGGTGGCGTCCTAAAGCAAGTGCAAAGTCGCAGC includes:
- a CDS encoding carbohydrate ABC transporter permease, which produces MTSQNSRNVLGVVRPSGERKRPNPPRHVPPWAWAVPAVLLVFLARYVAAVAGGWYAFTDWNGLTPTANFTGLANFRQIFTDEGARGALLNTVKFAACFVVLTNLVGLFLAVALNQHLKTRYLLRTVFFAPVVMSQLATAFIWRFLFDYSGPVNGVLGALGLESLKKTWLANPTWSFWAVVVVLVWQFSGLAMVILLAGLQGIPQEVEEAAEIDGASSWQRLVRVTLPLLAPALAISIQLSVISGLAIFDTVMALTNGGPLGATETLATQVYKQTFVFGRYGYGTALALLLTILIVAAALIQQLTTRATERRNA
- a CDS encoding GMC oxidoreductase, producing the protein MATPHETDVLIVGSGPIGATFARVLSERSPQTGVLLIDAGPQLTSRPGLHVKNIPDPAERERAQVRSQGPTQYVYGTPTPAQRTEAGEEAGEGAPTRPGLLARPGTFLVGSPEMPAAAMSTNVGGMGAHWTCACPPPGNTERIGFIPEEEWRAAFDEANRILGVTQRAYPDTDAARAIRRALMDAFGKRLNPERPVQPMPLAARTEGDERRWAGVDAVLGPLAEEGHGANFTLRAETLCRRLTVEGDRVTGAILEHLPTGERYEVRARVIVVAADALRTPQLLWASGIRPPALGRYLNDQPQVIGAVQLNPALLPENAGPAAGGVSWVPFHSPEHPYHGQVMELEASPIPIPVEHDTGTPVVGLGWFCAREVRHEDHVTFSESETDYLGLPRMTVHHTLTPADETVIEQARAEVELAIRILGRPLTNDRPFLLPSGSSLHYQGTVRMGERDDGQSVCDGHSRVWGYRNLFVGGNGVIPTSTACNPTITSVALAVRASEGIASLLAERPGERVAG
- a CDS encoding C-glycoside deglycosidase beta subunit domain-containing protein, with translation MFDKYIVVEDTLKRVPGGVQFGVRLPYYRGLGLSMVETMDVTVDGERVPEEHLEVTLGDRTVSFEKRDDETDTIWNFGEVVTVTARLPHELGPGEHQVGVNFGLRISYFPVPMVGQDAKTLKLVN
- a CDS encoding carbohydrate ABC transporter permease; protein product: MRRRHSGPLAREVGLWVLALIWSIPFFFLIVVSVKPTAELFSSALQLPSRIDLGSYAGAWQSGHLGSALVSSLVITGGSVLGIVALSSVAAYTLARREGRIAVIMGLLFLIGIVLPSQLGLIPIYSLFKKLHLLGTYTGLILLNVSTWLPLAVFLYTGFLRQLSHEYEEAAQIDGASVWYTFLHVVFPLLRPVTGTVAILSGILIWNDFFNPLVFLSGTGKTPLPVAVYSFVGNYATQWNYVFAAVAIALVPALLFFIFAQRQLIQGFSGGVKG
- a CDS encoding sugar phosphate isomerase/epimerase family protein; its protein translation is MTQPAQIKRGVSLYSFQEEFFLRKMTLEDCVAACASMGAYGIESLAEQMMPGFPNLDDAFYDGWHAMMARYGTVSVCHDMFLDTKKFRGRLMTLDEQVESFVRDIRHASRLGCTVIRVLNFVSPELMEKVLPYAEEYNMRLGLEIHAPMHFEHPWVLRHIEFMDRLGSPLLGFIPDMGIFTKHFPPVMAERLVRQGATPHIIDYIKEQYDRRVLAEYVVGDVRNMGGNPVDIRAAEMLRHNNWSNPRRLLEHMDRIFHVHAKFYEMDEEDRETSLGYEEVIPVLKEGGYSGYLASEYEGNRHIQDAFEVDSVEQVRRHQRMLARLIGEREVAHV
- a CDS encoding ABC transporter substrate-binding protein — protein: MKRTLALLSLTALLASPALAQSGELRLIAQASEQGNPTMQALVNAFMKKYPNVKVRTEFFPIGTGYPQVLRTQLQGGNAPDLFYVTAGSGGQVSVLPFLDAGYVADLSKRPWAKTVIPTASRGLYWKGNQLAAVPLGMTPIAAVYNADLLGQLGVSIPRTMPELLKTCQVIRSKGKSMFALAGANPQNAGLLAATLAENYVLGSDPQWNAKRAAGKVTFAGTAGWKKALQTLLDMQKAGCFIPGVEGADLPQAAPAMASGQALAFVIPTGAISALKSINPKLNLGAFVLPGPTAASTVLAVSPTDAIAVSKNSKNLPAALAFADFIATGGGSELYTKATGDISTQQAATGKNLPPELAGIAPALTRKNRVFPLIQIEWSNPQVYTTLGEGVQGLLTGQLTVDALLARMDAAWNRK